One window from the genome of Corynebacterium sp. SCR221107 encodes:
- a CDS encoding DEAD/DEAH box helicase → MDKVLLREACATGTRMVEMRGQAFDLKTLLTAEPQAVRTGPTVQFGKPGDRFVLTDPALVSWPSGLYVRAEFADTVRDTCDVLDKFIQSTQPIPDLLALAKKADVGLLTRFGWSLSGNSSVRLGEKAAEEMLGIITGADFDHLTTTTRGIIERATKANTAQSRGVFLTPGIHGLPDAYINAARNELTATLDMPGAQLETLDRAYILPTRETARIIDADPHSPHNLQRQLRSYLSQLAAVRARRLLEGMDLEALKDVTNERLRFKGLDEHGIRTVADILDRPEATLMRIPGIGEQTARRMKAAAQTLLTEAQAQPDRNLGQEKLPAAQAATEVLQTFEKTNTLSEEQAARRDRLLEYFTGFPPTLATIGQPFVLVKEGSAMFDQFIEDISWAQASPQSFLPGPMPTSTPDAWQDYLSRPAHYQTLLNVLLDSGNEVGTTLEGLSEHTIEAIRSLHLDDSHLKDLYLRGYQSFGAKFAVVQQKVILGDEMGLGKTVQAIAVAAHTAANYDPEAFAEHLEQLRKQQAGNTNQSKQETSRLEDPAKPRQAAGTEANQPNREVPDSHDNEAHHHDNADELQRLAVVPKRARILVVVPASLIVNWRRELTTLSDLEIFIGHGDIRQASIDAWTSSGGVLIMTYEGIRQQPLAPVNLVVIDEAHMIKNPAALRSQAAMKIIQESKGAILMSGTPMENRVSEFANLINYLHPGFVDPANPGTAASFRTTVAPYYLRRNQVDVLDELPEKVETIEWVEPSAQDQQLYQEAVASGNWMQLRQALNLAPGTGSAKVERMRELVAEAIADGRNVLIFSYFRRVLDRLAQEFGPQCVGIISGDVPPVRRQQLVDALGTDGPVLLAQIGAGGVGLNIQKASVVIIAEVQVKPTIEDQAIARAHRMGQTQVVHVHRIVGDETVDERLLEILAHKRKAFDAFARESDAADVADAVDVSETALAREIIAAERARLGLADDTQPEGGGDVVLDEDPDARPSQAQQQTPAPLDQTAEHLTAHLTEKQD, encoded by the coding sequence ATGGACAAAGTGTTGCTGCGCGAAGCGTGCGCGACGGGCACCCGTATGGTGGAGATGCGCGGTCAGGCATTCGACCTCAAGACCCTTCTTACCGCGGAGCCACAAGCGGTAAGGACGGGCCCTACCGTGCAATTCGGCAAGCCAGGCGATCGATTCGTGCTCACCGATCCTGCGCTGGTTTCCTGGCCAAGCGGTCTTTATGTTCGTGCCGAATTTGCGGACACGGTACGAGATACCTGCGATGTATTAGACAAGTTCATCCAATCCACGCAACCTATTCCGGATCTCTTAGCACTCGCCAAAAAGGCCGATGTAGGCTTGCTCACGCGCTTTGGATGGTCACTATCGGGCAACAGCAGCGTACGCCTAGGCGAAAAAGCAGCTGAGGAAATGCTCGGGATTATCACCGGAGCAGACTTCGATCACCTAACCACGACCACCCGCGGCATCATAGAACGCGCAACTAAAGCCAATACTGCCCAATCCCGTGGGGTTTTCCTTACCCCAGGAATCCACGGTTTGCCCGATGCTTACATCAACGCCGCCCGCAACGAGCTCACCGCAACGCTGGATATGCCGGGGGCGCAGCTTGAGACGCTTGACCGCGCCTACATTCTGCCCACGCGTGAAACTGCCCGCATCATCGACGCCGACCCCCACTCGCCTCACAACCTCCAAAGACAACTGCGCTCCTATCTATCCCAGCTGGCTGCGGTACGCGCGCGCAGGCTCCTAGAAGGAATGGACCTCGAAGCGCTCAAAGACGTCACTAACGAGCGCCTCCGATTCAAAGGGCTCGACGAACACGGCATCCGCACAGTCGCGGACATCCTGGACCGCCCCGAGGCCACATTGATGCGCATTCCCGGTATCGGCGAACAAACGGCTCGTCGCATGAAAGCCGCCGCCCAGACGCTACTCACCGAGGCCCAAGCGCAGCCCGATCGCAACCTTGGCCAAGAAAAATTACCGGCCGCTCAGGCGGCGACCGAGGTCCTCCAGACTTTTGAAAAGACAAATACGCTCAGCGAGGAACAAGCCGCGCGCCGGGATCGGCTGCTTGAGTACTTCACCGGATTCCCGCCTACTCTCGCTACCATCGGCCAGCCCTTTGTCTTGGTCAAGGAAGGTTCGGCGATGTTCGATCAGTTCATCGAGGATATTTCCTGGGCGCAAGCCTCCCCACAATCCTTCCTGCCCGGTCCCATGCCAACTTCCACGCCTGATGCGTGGCAGGACTATTTGTCGCGGCCCGCGCATTATCAAACGCTGCTCAACGTCTTGCTTGACTCGGGTAATGAAGTAGGTACGACACTGGAGGGATTAAGCGAACACACCATCGAGGCGATCCGCTCCCTCCATCTTGACGACAGCCACTTGAAAGACCTCTACCTTCGTGGTTATCAATCCTTCGGTGCGAAGTTCGCGGTCGTGCAACAAAAGGTCATCCTTGGCGACGAGATGGGTCTTGGCAAAACGGTTCAAGCTATCGCGGTGGCCGCGCATACCGCAGCGAACTATGACCCAGAAGCCTTCGCCGAGCACCTCGAACAACTGCGCAAGCAACAAGCTGGGAATACCAATCAGTCAAAGCAAGAGACCTCCCGCCTGGAGGACCCCGCCAAGCCTCGACAAGCGGCGGGCACGGAAGCAAACCAGCCAAATCGAGAAGTCCCGGATAGTCACGATAACGAAGCTCATCATCATGACAATGCAGATGAGCTACAGCGCCTGGCGGTGGTGCCGAAACGAGCCCGCATCCTCGTCGTCGTCCCCGCAAGCCTCATTGTCAATTGGCGACGCGAGCTTACAACGTTGAGCGATCTTGAGATTTTCATAGGTCATGGTGACATCCGCCAAGCCAGCATCGACGCTTGGACTTCCAGTGGTGGCGTGCTCATTATGACCTATGAAGGCATCCGGCAACAGCCACTTGCTCCTGTAAACCTGGTGGTTATCGACGAAGCACACATGATCAAAAACCCAGCCGCACTGCGATCCCAAGCGGCCATGAAAATTATTCAGGAGTCAAAAGGCGCCATCTTGATGTCGGGCACGCCGATGGAAAACAGGGTGTCGGAATTTGCCAACCTCATCAACTACCTCCACCCAGGATTCGTGGATCCGGCTAACCCCGGCACCGCAGCCAGCTTTCGCACCACCGTTGCGCCGTACTATCTACGGCGCAACCAGGTCGACGTACTTGACGAATTGCCGGAGAAAGTAGAAACCATCGAATGGGTTGAACCCAGTGCCCAGGACCAACAGCTCTACCAAGAGGCCGTGGCCTCGGGTAATTGGATGCAGCTACGCCAAGCGCTCAATCTCGCGCCGGGTACAGGTTCGGCGAAGGTTGAACGTATGCGCGAGCTGGTGGCCGAAGCGATCGCAGATGGCCGAAACGTGCTGATCTTTTCCTATTTCCGGCGGGTGTTGGACCGCCTCGCACAAGAATTCGGCCCTCAGTGCGTCGGTATTATCAGCGGCGACGTTCCGCCGGTTCGTCGCCAGCAGTTGGTGGATGCCCTTGGAACGGACGGTCCCGTGTTACTGGCGCAGATCGGTGCCGGTGGCGTGGGGCTTAATATCCAAAAGGCGTCGGTGGTTATTATCGCCGAAGTTCAGGTCAAGCCTACGATTGAAGACCAGGCGATTGCCCGCGCGCATCGAATGGGGCAGACCCAGGTAGTCCACGTTCACCGAATCGTCGGCGATGAAACAGTCGACGAGCGCTTGTTGGAAATACTTGCCCACAAACGCAAGGCCTTCGATGCGTTCGCAAGAGAATCCGATGCCGCCGATGTGGCCGATGCCGTCGACGTTTCCGAGACCGCTTTGGCTCGCGAAATCATCGCGGCCGAACGTGCCCGCTTGGGGCTTGCCGACGATACCCAGCCCGAAGGCGGCGGCGATGTCGTACTGGACGAAGATCCAGATGCACGCCCTAGCCAGGCACAGCAACAAACCCCGGCACCGCTTGACCAGACTGCCGAACACCTCACGGCACACCTAACGGAGAAACAGGACTAA